One genomic segment of Cardinium endosymbiont of Philonthus spinipes includes these proteins:
- a CDS encoding CPBP family glutamic-type intramembrane protease produces the protein MIYHLNYPEFISNHIYRITYLLRALVYLSLLGFVYKKWLPDLYCIHEKIYFRYSMLAIISIVCGFFVKTKFWNYILDGCFVSPLIEELIARFILYEARHHGWKLYALVAFLSSLSFSLMHIGYHLPLFTKLTLLPKLSEHFLFGLILCSIFWFLPSLGLLISIHAVSNLLWIFSRP, from the coding sequence ATGATCTACCATCTTAATTATCCTGAATTCATAAGCAACCATATATATCGGATTACCTATTTATTGCGTGCACTTGTCTATTTATCCTTACTTGGGTTTGTTTACAAAAAGTGGTTGCCTGATTTGTATTGTATACATGAAAAAATCTATTTTAGGTACAGCATGCTAGCTATTATTTCTATTGTATGTGGCTTTTTTGTAAAAACTAAATTTTGGAATTATATACTAGATGGTTGCTTTGTAAGTCCGTTGATCGAAGAACTCATTGCCCGATTTATACTATATGAGGCACGCCATCATGGCTGGAAGTTATATGCTTTAGTAGCGTTTCTTTCTTCGTTATCTTTTAGCCTTATGCATATTGGCTACCACCTTCCTTTATTTACAAAGCTAACGCTATTACCTAAGTTAAGTGAGCATTTTTTATTTGGATTAATATTGTGCAGTATATTTTGGTTTTTGCCTAGCTTGGGCTTGCTTATTAGCATACATGCTGTTTCGAATTTATTGTGGATATTTAGTCGGCCCTGA
- a CDS encoding GNAT family N-acetyltransferase has protein sequence MEYQGFIVRPLLRSEIDHFIDANIQARFLSCNLQDIACFKQAIAVAKHIAILEIANSIKGGIMLFQRWHNAMWATNIFVDPAIQSQGASTALYKYALDYCANRVPWGFCNPIDRITSLHARWGIVSINSWESLSLVTAYNYFFKTDAIDIAFPFRTTFEGGVLQAENKDMVIKISIDQQCLQVCYKHTMQKKQITLPDAYRLRLHTAPAYVKLAQGWAFDPKTGLIIHEKKKITIYAPTASSQSLLGLTIPIDDIKKPIYWDHTHNGLEVRYTTLAKDIHVALLVTFNEQGLSLAISVPENYTPRLTIAHDATSMIRFMDCPEATIERVRYAHCTHIMYHGRTHKFVAHLIDTAPLHRKFLRTFIPKSHRPYTGGTNPYGTAAALPLAAMLLDPTQRTRLMHRSDDLLELSAQGNQILRQIKTKLYATES, from the coding sequence ATGGAATACCAGGGTTTTATAGTCAGGCCACTACTCCGCTCAGAGATCGATCATTTTATAGATGCCAATATTCAAGCACGATTTCTTTCGTGCAATCTCCAGGATATCGCTTGCTTTAAGCAAGCAATTGCGGTAGCAAAGCATATAGCCATTCTCGAAATAGCTAATAGCATTAAAGGCGGTATTATGCTTTTTCAACGTTGGCATAATGCTATGTGGGCAACTAATATCTTCGTAGACCCTGCTATTCAAAGCCAGGGGGCTTCCACAGCGCTTTATAAATATGCATTAGACTATTGTGCCAATCGTGTTCCATGGGGATTTTGTAATCCCATTGATCGCATTACTTCATTACACGCACGTTGGGGCATAGTATCTATCAATTCCTGGGAATCCCTTTCTTTGGTAACTGCTTACAACTACTTTTTTAAAACGGATGCCATAGATATAGCATTTCCATTTCGTACAACGTTTGAAGGTGGTGTCTTACAAGCCGAAAATAAAGATATGGTCATCAAAATAAGCATAGACCAACAATGCTTGCAAGTATGCTATAAGCACACAATGCAAAAGAAGCAAATCACCCTGCCAGATGCTTATCGATTGCGCCTACACACAGCGCCTGCTTATGTAAAGTTGGCACAAGGCTGGGCTTTTGATCCCAAAACTGGACTGATCATCCATGAAAAAAAGAAAATTACCATCTATGCACCTACAGCAAGTTCCCAAAGCTTACTAGGCCTAACCATTCCGATAGATGATATCAAAAAACCAATCTATTGGGACCATACGCATAATGGACTAGAGGTTAGGTATACTACCTTAGCAAAAGATATACACGTAGCGTTACTAGTTACATTTAATGAGCAAGGCCTCTCCTTAGCCATTAGCGTTCCAGAAAACTATACGCCAAGGTTAACCATAGCGCATGACGCTACTTCTATGATTCGCTTTATGGATTGTCCAGAAGCTACTATAGAGCGGGTTCGATATGCTCATTGCACGCATATCATGTACCATGGAAGGACACATAAGTTTGTTGCCCATTTGATAGATACTGCGCCACTCCATAGAAAATTCTTGCGCACATTTATTCCTAAAAGCCATAGGCCTTATACTGGTGGAACGAACCCTTATGGGACTGCTGCTGCCTTACCACTTGCAGCTATGTTGCTAGATCCTACGCAAAGAACCCGATTGATGCATAGATCAGATGATCTATTAGAATTAAGTGCGCAAGGGAATCAAATACTTCGTCAAATTAAAACTAAATTATATGCAACCGAATCCTAA
- a CDS encoding CPBP family intramembrane glutamic endopeptidase, translating into MGIIKKEWRALFCFALFPCIVWGVCLFSCDILVAAHRKYVDYPTWLSGYPLYRVKYLIRAILLLFTLGHIYKKRLPVLYDTHKKIYLRYSILAIISIVCGFFVKTKFWNYILDGCFVSPFIEELIARFILYEARHHGWKLYALVAFFSSLTFSLMHISPDPSVLTQPILLPKLSEHFLFGLALCSIFWFFPRLGFLISIHAISNLYGVLKIASELGAPW; encoded by the coding sequence ATGGGAATAATAAAAAAGGAATGGCGAGCGCTCTTTTGTTTTGCATTATTTCCCTGTATAGTATGGGGGGTATGCTTATTTAGTTGTGACATTTTAGTGGCCGCTCACAGGAAATATGTAGATTACCCAACTTGGTTATCTGGTTATCCACTATATCGTGTTAAGTATTTAATACGTGCCATTTTGTTATTGTTTACACTCGGCCATATCTATAAGAAGCGCTTGCCTGTTTTGTATGATACGCACAAAAAAATTTATCTTAGGTACAGTATATTAGCTATTATTTCTATTGTATGTGGCTTTTTTGTAAAAACTAAATTTTGGAATTATATACTAGATGGTTGTTTTGTAAGTCCATTTATTGAAGAACTTATTGCCCGATTTATACTATATGAAGCACGTCATCATGGCTGGAAGTTATATGCTTTAGTAGCGTTTTTTTCTTCTTTAACCTTTAGCCTTATGCATATTTCCCCTGATCCTTCTGTATTGACACAGCCGATTCTACTGCCCAAGTTAAGTGAACATTTTTTATTTGGGTTAGCCCTTTGTAGTATATTTTGGTTTTTTCCTAGGTTGGGTTTCCTTATTAGCATACATGCTATTTCCAATTTATACGGGGTGCTTAAGATTGCTTCTGAATTAGGCGCTCCATGGTAA
- a CDS encoding division plane positioning ATPase MipZ, whose translation MERGIIVAFLQVKGGSGKSTLTQNLAVSFVHSNLKVKIIACDIRQRTCSKWVSRRNEYHSDKPKIFSSIQVDDLKNSVIEDSKNYDVVIIDVQGSDSKSLRTALLISDIVYIPFTPSQNDVEVIEELYGLLEDTQFQNNNRKTFYILNNCSVHYLDQSISDAELFFKDYTHILVPSQIRVYNRKVYKVASSEGLGVIEMNDLKSKIEMLNLKKEVESYV comes from the coding sequence ATGGAAAGAGGGATCATAGTGGCTTTTTTACAAGTAAAAGGGGGTTCTGGAAAGTCGACGTTGACTCAGAATCTGGCCGTTTCTTTCGTACATAGTAATCTAAAAGTTAAGATTATAGCTTGCGATATACGTCAAAGAACTTGCTCTAAGTGGGTATCTAGACGTAATGAGTATCATTCAGATAAACCTAAGATATTTTCTTCTATTCAGGTAGATGATTTAAAAAATTCAGTTATTGAAGATTCCAAAAATTATGATGTTGTAATAATCGATGTACAAGGTAGTGATAGTAAGAGTTTAAGAACAGCGCTATTGATTTCTGATATTGTATATATCCCATTTACACCTTCTCAAAATGATGTTGAAGTCATAGAAGAGCTTTATGGATTATTAGAAGATACGCAGTTCCAAAATAATAATCGAAAAACTTTTTACATACTAAATAATTGTTCAGTTCATTACTTGGATCAATCTATTAGTGATGCAGAACTCTTTTTTAAAGATTATACACATATCTTAGTTCCTTCTCAGATTAGGGTTTACAATAGAAAAGTATATAAAGTAGCTTCATCTGAAGGTCTAGGGGTTATAGAAATGAATGACTTAAAGTCCAAAATTGAAATGCTAAATCTAAAAAAAGAGGTAGAATCTTATGTCTAG
- a CDS encoding VapE domain-containing protein, with product MPPSLIRYYNSNPILSNEKDAQKSLIRNFIINLDELHQLRSNAHVIKTWLSQRYVNVRLPYQEDEITASRIASFLGSINDVEFLRSDLGHSRWISFEVDSIEYLDDEAKYILERAWEQAYHLYKLDASSGELSKAELLELADRSNQFTTKSTEAELIVQYLSPATKGEGKFMTATDIPRYLQNIIGTAIRLNTKLVGSALREIGFERVGKKINSRVEYGYWTVRHMS from the coding sequence ATGCCTCCTTCTCTTATAAGGTACTATAATAGCAATCCGATTCTTAGTAATGAGAAGGATGCTCAGAAGTCGTTGATCAGGAACTTCATTATAAACTTAGATGAGTTGCATCAACTTCGTTCTAATGCCCATGTGATCAAAACTTGGTTGTCACAGCGTTATGTTAACGTCCGTTTGCCTTACCAAGAAGATGAAATAACCGCTTCTCGTATAGCTTCTTTTTTAGGTAGTATCAATGATGTTGAGTTTTTACGATCAGATTTGGGTCATAGTAGATGGATTAGTTTTGAGGTAGATTCTATTGAATATTTAGATGATGAAGCAAAGTATATTTTAGAGAGAGCATGGGAGCAGGCTTATCATTTGTACAAATTAGATGCGAGTAGTGGTGAATTAAGTAAAGCGGAATTGCTAGAATTGGCAGATCGTTCTAATCAATTTACTACTAAGTCTACAGAGGCTGAGTTGATCGTACAGTATCTTTCCCCTGCTACTAAAGGAGAAGGAAAATTTATGACAGCTACGGATATACCTAGATATTTGCAGAATATTATTGGAACTGCTATCAGACTGAATACTAAATTAGTTGGAAGTGCGCTAAGAGAAATTGGGTTTGAACGGGTAGGAAAAAAGATCAATTCTAGAGTAGAATACGGTTACTGGACTGTGCGTCACATGAGTTAA
- a CDS encoding ABC transporter ATP-binding protein — protein MQNRSIITFFWRHIRPYKWYYLVMCIAPLAASFYPFAYTYALKLFLDTMTLLPTFTYRSMTLPIAIFLIAQFMLELVWRINHFAEGKAVPYVRRAILLYAYDNIQHHVYSFFQNNLTGAIHSKLQGIVDGYDRLWDGLHRGLGLRILKSMVNLALLMFINYKIGLFFLVWSIVFIYSMYVFSLTLKRLSCAVTESRHTVMGMIADNISNMVNILAFVTKAKELKSLDCYIINDCIPKQVRVYQHSFKIKMVAGGLRLLLFTVLLWYMTHLKMIGSITVGDFAQLFGILLLASEEILHITISLQDFAHVMGNLKSALSVLWCSEKSVDASNARPLQIKHPGLEFKNIYFNYVAQKPVFENLSLTIKPGEKIGVVGHSGAGKSSLVHLLLRYFHYERGTILIDGQNIQQVTKDSLRKQIAVIPQDISLFHRTLMENIRYGNLDATDEAVVEASKKAHIHDFISTLPEQYATYVGERGIKLSGGQRQRVAIARAILKNAPILILDEATSALDSKTEKFIQDSLHWLLDQQQKTVIAIAHRLSTLKHMDRIIVLHDGKIVEQGTHEQLMHQPVSLYQQLWTLQENRYYSC, from the coding sequence ATGCAAAACCGATCAATTATTACTTTTTTTTGGCGGCATATTCGACCCTATAAATGGTACTATCTTGTAATGTGCATAGCGCCTCTTGCAGCTAGTTTTTATCCTTTTGCATATACCTATGCACTGAAGCTTTTTTTAGATACCATGACGCTATTACCCACCTTTACCTATCGCAGTATGACGCTTCCCATAGCAATTTTCTTAATTGCTCAGTTCATGTTAGAATTGGTTTGGCGCATCAACCACTTTGCTGAAGGTAAAGCAGTGCCTTATGTAAGAAGGGCTATTTTACTTTATGCTTATGACAATATACAACATCATGTTTATAGCTTTTTTCAAAATAATCTTACGGGAGCCATTCATAGTAAATTGCAAGGTATTGTAGATGGTTATGATAGATTATGGGATGGTCTACACCGTGGACTAGGTTTGCGCATACTTAAAAGTATGGTTAACCTAGCGCTGCTTATGTTCATTAATTATAAAATCGGTTTGTTTTTTTTGGTATGGAGTATAGTTTTTATCTATAGCATGTATGTATTTTCTTTAACCTTAAAACGGCTTTCCTGTGCAGTCACAGAAAGTAGACATACCGTTATGGGTATGATTGCGGATAATATTAGTAATATGGTAAATATTTTAGCTTTTGTTACCAAAGCTAAAGAACTTAAATCTTTAGATTGCTATATTATTAATGATTGCATTCCGAAACAGGTGCGGGTCTATCAACACAGTTTTAAAATTAAGATGGTAGCTGGTGGGTTGCGTTTATTGTTATTTACAGTCCTGCTATGGTATATGACGCATTTAAAAATGATAGGTAGCATTACGGTAGGAGATTTTGCTCAATTATTTGGCATTCTTTTACTGGCTTCTGAAGAAATTTTGCATATTACCATTTCTTTACAAGATTTTGCACACGTTATGGGTAATTTGAAAAGTGCATTATCTGTACTTTGGTGCTCTGAAAAAAGCGTGGATGCCAGTAATGCCAGGCCGCTACAGATTAAACATCCCGGTCTGGAGTTTAAAAACATATACTTTAATTATGTGGCTCAAAAACCTGTTTTTGAAAATCTTAGTCTCACGATTAAACCTGGTGAAAAAATAGGTGTAGTAGGCCATTCCGGAGCTGGGAAATCTTCTTTAGTGCATCTACTTTTACGTTATTTTCACTATGAGCGGGGTACCATTCTGATCGATGGGCAAAATATTCAACAGGTTACCAAAGATTCATTGAGAAAGCAGATTGCTGTTATTCCGCAGGATATATCGCTATTTCATCGTACCCTTATGGAAAACATCCGTTATGGGAATCTAGATGCTACAGATGAAGCAGTGGTAGAAGCCAGTAAAAAAGCACATATCCATGATTTTATCAGTACGTTACCGGAGCAGTATGCTACCTATGTGGGTGAAAGAGGGATTAAACTTTCTGGTGGACAGCGTCAACGTGTGGCCATTGCACGTGCCATCTTAAAGAATGCACCTATTCTTATACTAGATGAGGCTACGTCTGCGCTGGACAGTAAAACTGAAAAATTCATTCAAGATAGTCTACACTGGCTCTTGGATCAACAACAAAAAACTGTGATTGCTATTGCCCACCGTTTGTCAACGCTTAAGCATATGGATCGGATTATTGTGTTACATGACGGTAAAATTGTTGAACAAGGAACACATGAGCAACTTATGCACCAGCCGGTCAGTTTGTATCAACAGTTATGGACATTACAGGAAAATAGGTATTATTCATGCTAA